In Denitratisoma sp. DHT3, one DNA window encodes the following:
- a CDS encoding cytochrome C oxidase subunit II — MSAILPPAQRIWWKQPIDKIEWTWILIALTWSLFMFGMMVYWHINGKQNLSTEVYKTTREMYAAKAEKMVSEYQIRTETEQNIPVVKVPEGGDAYLIARLWQWWPILELEKGKTYRLHLSAMDYQHGFSLQPVNINIQVLPGYDHVVKITPNKEGVYSIVCNEYCGIGHHTMLGRIYVK; from the coding sequence ATGAGCGCAATTCTGCCCCCAGCGCAACGGATCTGGTGGAAACAGCCAATCGACAAGATCGAATGGACCTGGATTCTGATTGCACTGACGTGGTCGTTGTTTATGTTCGGGATGATGGTGTACTGGCATATCAACGGCAAACAGAACCTTTCCACCGAGGTCTACAAGACGACACGGGAGATGTATGCCGCAAAGGCCGAGAAAATGGTCAGCGAATATCAGATTCGCACCGAGACTGAGCAAAACATCCCGGTCGTCAAGGTTCCCGAAGGTGGTGACGCCTACCTGATCGCCCGTCTCTGGCAATGGTGGCCCATTCTCGAGTTGGAAAAGGGCAAGACTTATCGCCTGCATCTCTCCGCGATGGACTATCAACACGGCTTCTCGCTGCAACCGGTGAACATCAACATCCAGGTATTGCCGGGGTATGACCACGTAGTGAAGATCACTCCGAACAAGGAGGGCGTGTATTCCATCGTCTGTAACGAGTACTGCGGCATCGGGCACCACACGATGCTTGGCCGTATTTATGTGAAATAG
- the infC gene encoding translation initiation factor IF-3: MAQDKTQRVNDEITAPEVRLVGDGGEQLGIVPIRQALAMADEAELDLVEIAPLAQPPVCRIMDFGKFKYQESKRAHEAKLKQKQVQVKEVKFRPGTDENDYQIKLRNVTKFLQEGDKAKITLRFRGREMAHQEIGMRMLERIKADIDAIGVVEQFPKMEGRQLIMVLAPHKKQAK, encoded by the coding sequence ATCGCCCAGGATAAGACGCAACGCGTCAACGATGAAATCACTGCCCCCGAAGTGCGTCTGGTTGGGGATGGCGGTGAGCAGCTTGGTATCGTCCCTATTCGTCAGGCACTGGCAATGGCCGACGAGGCGGAGTTGGATCTGGTGGAGATTGCTCCCCTGGCCCAGCCACCGGTATGCCGGATCATGGATTTCGGGAAGTTCAAGTACCAGGAATCCAAGCGTGCCCATGAGGCCAAGCTGAAGCAGAAGCAGGTTCAGGTCAAGGAAGTGAAGTTTCGTCCAGGGACCGACGAGAACGACTACCAGATCAAGCTGCGCAACGTGACGAAATTTCTGCAGGAAGGCGACAAGGCGAAAATTACCTTGCGCTTCCGGGGGCGCGAAATGGCGCACCAGGAAATCGGCATGCGGATGCTGGAGCGGATCAAGGCCGATATCGATGCGATTGGGGTGGTTGAGCAGTTCCCCAAGATGGAAGGCCGTCAGCTGATCATGGTGCTGGCGCCCCACAAGAAGCAGGCCAAGTAG
- the rplT gene encoding 50S ribosomal protein L20 has translation MSRVKRGVTARARHKKILAQAKGYRGRRSTVYRIAKEAVMKAGQYAYRDRRQRKRQFRALWIVRINAGARELGLKYSTLMNGLRKAKIEVDRKVLADLAVFDKPAFAALANQAKAQLGA, from the coding sequence ATGTCACGAGTCAAGCGTGGTGTAACGGCGCGCGCGCGCCACAAGAAGATCCTGGCCCAGGCCAAGGGGTATCGCGGTCGCCGCAGCACGGTTTACCGGATCGCCAAGGAAGCGGTGATGAAGGCGGGGCAGTATGCCTACCGCGACCGTCGTCAGCGCAAGCGTCAGTTCCGCGCCCTGTGGATCGTCCGGATCAACGCCGGCGCACGGGAACTGGGCCTGAAGTACAGTACCCTGATGAACGGACTGAGGAAGGCCAAGATCGAGGTGGACCGCAAGGTGCTCGCCGATCTGGCCGTGTTCGACAAGCCGGCGTTTGCCGCCCTGGCGAATCAGGCCAAGGCCCAACTCGGCGCATAA
- a CDS encoding COX15/CtaA family protein, with amino-acid sequence MSHTVRRQIAVWLFLCAAMVFLTVIVGGATRLTHSGLSIVEWQPLVGTLPPLDQAQWEATFDKYKQTPEFKQVNHQMNLDEFKGIFWWEYWHRVLGRTIGMVFLFPFLWFLMKGGIARPLGWKLAGIFVLGGLQGAMGWYMVKSGLVDDPRVSQYRLTAHLSLAFLIFTSMVWVALDLIRPRQVAPGSSSLNGLRRAGAWLQLLVFYMVATGGFVAGIHAGKAYNTFPLMGEYVVPPDMWLIDPWYLNFFNNIATVQFDHRLGAWLLAFLLPWFWWRLQQSAASSRAKRVGHLLLAVLAAQITLGITTLLLAVPVALGTAHQGGAMVVFGVLLWLNHEIRTQESLQATD; translated from the coding sequence ATGAGTCATACCGTCCGTCGTCAGATTGCTGTTTGGCTTTTTTTGTGCGCCGCAATGGTTTTTCTCACCGTGATTGTGGGCGGTGCAACACGACTGACCCATTCGGGTCTTTCCATCGTCGAATGGCAGCCGCTGGTGGGGACGCTACCTCCGCTTGATCAGGCGCAGTGGGAAGCGACGTTCGATAAATACAAGCAGACCCCGGAGTTCAAGCAGGTCAATCACCAGATGAACCTTGATGAGTTCAAGGGAATTTTCTGGTGGGAGTATTGGCATCGGGTGCTGGGGCGCACCATTGGCATGGTCTTTCTGTTTCCCTTTCTGTGGTTCTTGATGAAAGGGGGGATTGCCCGGCCTTTGGGCTGGAAACTGGCCGGCATTTTCGTTCTGGGGGGGCTCCAGGGGGCCATGGGCTGGTACATGGTCAAAAGCGGCCTGGTGGACGATCCCCGGGTCAGTCAGTATCGCCTCACGGCGCATCTCTCCCTGGCTTTCTTGATTTTTACCTCAATGGTCTGGGTGGCCCTCGACCTCATCCGGCCGCGCCAAGTTGCCCCGGGGAGCTCATCGCTGAACGGTTTGCGGCGTGCCGGTGCCTGGTTGCAGTTGCTGGTGTTCTATATGGTGGCGACCGGCGGTTTTGTGGCCGGGATCCACGCCGGCAAGGCCTACAACACCTTTCCCCTGATGGGGGAATATGTGGTGCCGCCCGATATGTGGTTGATTGATCCTTGGTATCTGAATTTCTTCAACAATATTGCGACGGTTCAGTTCGATCATCGCCTGGGGGCTTGGCTACTGGCCTTCCTTCTGCCTTGGTTCTGGTGGCGGTTGCAGCAGTCGGCCGCCTCATCCCGCGCCAAGCGGGTCGGCCACCTGCTTTTGGCCGTCCTGGCGGCGCAGATCACCTTGGGGATCACGACCTTGCTGCTGGCGGTGCCAGTCGCCTTGGGGACCGCTCATCAGGGCGGGGCGATGGTGGTCTTCGGTGTGCTGCTGTGGCTGAATCACGAAATCAGGACGCAGGAGTCGCTGCAAGCGACCGACTAG
- the rpmI gene encoding 50S ribosomal protein L35 — translation MPKMKTKSGAAKRFKIRASGSVKRSQAFKRHILTKKTTKAKRQLRGMTEVHASDVKLVRAMMPYA, via the coding sequence ATGCCGAAGATGAAAACCAAGAGCGGCGCAGCCAAGCGGTTCAAAATCCGCGCCAGCGGCAGCGTCAAGCGCTCGCAGGCGTTCAAGCGCCACATCCTGACCAAGAAAACCACCAAGGCCAAGCGCCAGCTGCGCGGAATGACGGAAGTTCACGCTTCCGACGTGAAGCTGGTCCGCGCCATGATGCCCTACGCCTAA
- a CDS encoding cbb3-type cytochrome c oxidase subunit I, whose translation MATTYRICPRTGLQFDTKAEKLMRWNAVAGVLALLVGGITALLVILTRWPAVKLLPADQFYMILTAHGVDMLIVWIIFFEVAVLYFASSTLLRCRLATPTLGWVAFWLMVVGAIVANVAIFGGESSVMMTSYAPMQAKPHFYLGLILFAVGALVSCFIFLGTLVVAKAEKTYDGSIPLVTFGALTACIIAIFTIASGAIILIPTFLWSVGYIKEIDPQMYRILWWGMGHSSQQINVSAHVAIWYLIAAVVFGAKPLSEKVSRSAYFLYILFLQLASAHHLLSDPGLGSEWKVLNTSYFMYFAVMASMIHGFTVPGAIEAAQRKKGFTKGMFEWLRKAPWGNPVFSGMFISLVVFGFIGGISGVVLGTEQINMLMHNTFYVPGHFHSTVAGGTTLAFMALTYLLVPVLFKREIIMPGAAKIQPYLFGIGMAATSLVMMGAGTLGVSRRHWDMAFSGAPFQYEWPGSAYLMMGLTGVFGLITVIGGALWILIVVGSLLFGKKLEEGTVSAKRTPFAPDTVASSVSSTGNADHVAVPGTMALAGLLLTAFVLYYFVNWKYLSEVWQLG comes from the coding sequence ATGGCTACCACTTACCGGATCTGCCCCCGCACCGGGTTGCAGTTCGACACCAAGGCCGAGAAGCTCATGCGCTGGAACGCCGTGGCCGGCGTTCTGGCGCTGCTGGTCGGCGGCATCACCGCATTGCTGGTGATCCTCACCCGCTGGCCTGCGGTCAAACTGCTGCCGGCGGATCAGTTCTACATGATCCTGACCGCCCACGGCGTCGACATGCTGATCGTCTGGATCATTTTCTTCGAGGTCGCGGTGCTCTACTTCGCCTCGTCAACCTTGCTACGCTGTCGACTTGCGACACCAACATTGGGTTGGGTCGCATTCTGGCTGATGGTGGTGGGTGCGATCGTCGCCAACGTCGCCATCTTCGGCGGCGAATCCAGCGTGATGATGACCTCCTACGCACCGATGCAGGCCAAGCCCCATTTCTACCTGGGTCTGATCCTGTTCGCCGTCGGCGCCCTGGTCAGCTGCTTCATCTTCCTGGGTACCCTGGTCGTGGCCAAGGCCGAGAAGACCTATGACGGCTCGATTCCGCTGGTCACCTTCGGCGCCCTGACCGCCTGCATCATCGCCATCTTCACCATCGCTTCCGGCGCCATCATCCTGATCCCGACCTTCCTCTGGTCCGTCGGCTACATCAAGGAAATCGATCCCCAGATGTATCGGATTCTCTGGTGGGGCATGGGCCACAGCTCGCAGCAGATCAACGTCTCCGCCCACGTGGCGATCTGGTACCTGATCGCGGCCGTGGTATTCGGCGCCAAGCCCCTGTCGGAAAAGGTGAGCCGTTCCGCCTACTTCCTCTACATCCTGTTCCTGCAACTGGCCTCCGCCCACCACCTGCTGTCCGATCCGGGCCTGGGCAGCGAATGGAAAGTGCTGAACACCTCCTACTTCATGTACTTCGCGGTGATGGCTTCCATGATCCACGGCTTCACCGTGCCGGGCGCCATCGAAGCCGCCCAGCGCAAGAAGGGCTTCACCAAGGGCATGTTCGAATGGCTGCGCAAGGCGCCCTGGGGCAACCCGGTCTTCTCCGGCATGTTCATCTCCCTGGTGGTGTTCGGCTTCATCGGCGGCATCTCCGGCGTGGTGCTGGGGACCGAGCAGATCAACATGCTGATGCACAACACCTTCTACGTGCCGGGCCACTTCCACTCCACCGTGGCGGGCGGTACCACCCTGGCCTTCATGGCCCTGACCTACCTCCTGGTTCCCGTGTTGTTCAAGCGTGAAATCATCATGCCGGGTGCCGCCAAGATTCAACCCTACCTGTTCGGTATCGGCATGGCGGCCACCTCCCTGGTCATGATGGGTGCCGGCACCCTGGGCGTCTCCCGGCGGCACTGGGACATGGCCTTCTCCGGCGCGCCGTTCCAGTATGAGTGGCCGGGTTCCGCCTACCTGATGATGGGTCTGACCGGCGTCTTCGGCCTGATCACCGTCATCGGCGGCGCCCTGTGGATCCTGATCGTGGTCGGCTCCCTGCTGTTCGGCAAGAAGCTGGAGGAAGGCACCGTCAGCGCCAAGCGCACGCCCTTTGCGCCCGATACCGTC
- the thrS gene encoding threonine--tRNA ligase produces the protein MPVITLPDGSQRNFSGPVTVAAVAASIGTGLAKAALAGRLDGRLVDTSRLIEADAQLAIVTDKDAEGLEVIRHSTAHLLAYAVKELFPDAQVTIGPVIENGFYYDFAYKRPFTPEDLERIERHMAELAKRDIPVSREVMPREKAIEFFQSLGEYYKAELIEAIPVGEEVSLYREGDFVDLCRGPHVPSTGKLKAFKLMKVAGAYWRGDSKNEQLQRIYGTAWASKQELDAYLHMLEEAEKRDHRRLGKQLDLFHMQEEAPGLVFWHPHGWTVWQEIEQYMRAVYRDNGYQEVRCPQILDRTLWEKSGHWEHYKDNMFTTASENRDYAVKPMNCPGHVQIFNAGLRSYRDLPLRYGEFGSCHRNEPSGALHGVMRVRGFTQDDGHVFCTEDQIEAEVIAFNRLVLKVYRDFGFTEVAVKIALRPESRVGSDEVWDKAEEALRSGLRASGLEWVELPGEGAFYGPKIEFHIKDAIGRSWQCGTMQVDFSMPGRLGSEYVGEDNARHTPVMLHRAILGSLERFIGILIENHAGALPFWLSPVQAVVMSISEGQADYARSVAEKLREAGLRVECDLRSEKINYKIREHSMLKRPYLVVVGDKEKAAELVAVRARGNQDLGQMSPEALVERLLQEKCSRA, from the coding sequence ATGCCGGTGATCACCCTTCCTGATGGTTCTCAGCGTAATTTTTCTGGTCCGGTGACCGTGGCTGCCGTGGCCGCCTCCATCGGAACGGGCCTTGCCAAGGCGGCTCTGGCTGGGCGGCTCGATGGGCGGTTGGTGGATACTTCCCGTTTGATCGAGGCCGATGCGCAGTTGGCCATTGTGACCGACAAGGATGCCGAAGGCCTGGAGGTGATCCGCCACTCCACCGCCCACCTGCTGGCTTATGCGGTGAAGGAACTCTTCCCTGACGCTCAGGTGACCATCGGGCCGGTGATCGAAAACGGCTTCTACTACGATTTCGCCTACAAGCGTCCATTTACGCCGGAGGATCTGGAGAGGATCGAGCGCCACATGGCGGAACTGGCCAAACGTGACATTCCGGTTTCGCGGGAAGTCATGCCTCGGGAAAAGGCGATCGAGTTTTTCCAGTCGCTGGGCGAGTATTACAAGGCGGAGTTGATCGAGGCGATCCCCGTCGGCGAGGAGGTGTCCCTGTACCGGGAGGGGGATTTCGTCGATCTCTGTCGTGGCCCCCATGTGCCGTCCACCGGCAAACTCAAGGCATTCAAGCTGATGAAGGTCGCGGGCGCCTACTGGCGTGGCGACTCGAAGAACGAACAGTTGCAGCGCATCTACGGCACGGCCTGGGCGTCAAAGCAGGAGCTCGACGCCTATCTCCACATGCTCGAAGAAGCCGAGAAGCGCGACCATCGCCGGCTCGGCAAGCAGCTCGATCTGTTCCACATGCAGGAAGAGGCGCCGGGATTGGTGTTCTGGCACCCCCACGGCTGGACGGTCTGGCAGGAGATCGAGCAGTACATGCGCGCGGTCTATCGCGACAATGGCTACCAGGAGGTGCGCTGCCCGCAGATCCTCGACCGTACCCTGTGGGAGAAGTCCGGTCACTGGGAGCATTACAAGGACAACATGTTTACGACGGCCTCGGAGAATCGCGACTATGCGGTGAAACCGATGAACTGTCCGGGCCACGTGCAGATATTCAATGCCGGTCTGCGCTCCTATCGCGACCTGCCGCTGCGCTACGGCGAATTCGGCTCCTGCCACCGCAACGAGCCTTCGGGCGCGCTTCATGGCGTGATGCGCGTGCGCGGCTTCACCCAGGATGACGGCCATGTCTTCTGCACCGAGGATCAGATCGAGGCCGAAGTGATCGCTTTCAACCGGCTCGTACTCAAGGTCTATCGCGACTTCGGTTTCACCGAGGTGGCGGTGAAGATCGCGCTGCGGCCGGAAAGCCGCGTCGGTTCCGACGAGGTCTGGGACAAGGCCGAGGAGGCGCTGCGCAGCGGCCTGCGCGCCTCGGGGCTGGAGTGGGTCGAATTGCCGGGCGAGGGGGCCTTCTATGGTCCGAAGATCGAGTTCCACATCAAGGATGCCATCGGCCGCTCCTGGCAATGCGGCACCATGCAGGTCGATTTCTCGATGCCGGGCCGCCTCGGTTCTGAATACGTCGGCGAAGACAACGCCCGTCACACGCCGGTCATGCTGCATCGGGCCATTCTCGGTTCGCTCGAACGCTTCATCGGCATCCTGATCGAAAACCATGCGGGAGCGCTGCCGTTCTGGCTGTCGCCCGTTCAGGCGGTGGTGATGAGCATCTCCGAAGGTCAGGCGGATTATGCGCGGAGTGTTGCGGAAAAGCTGCGCGAAGCAGGGCTGCGGGTCGAGTGCGATTTGCGCAGCGAGAAGATTAACTATAAAATCCGCGAGCACAGCATGTTGAAGCGGCCTTATCTCGTCGTCGTCGGCGACAAGGAGAAGGCTGCGGAGTTGGTCGCCGTCCGCGCCCGGGGCAACCAGGATCTCGGGCAAATGTCTCCCGAAGCTTTGGTGGAGCGCCTGCTGCAGGAAAAATGCAGCCGGGCGTAG
- the pheS gene encoding phenylalanine--tRNA ligase subunit alpha, producing the protein MDNLEQLVAAAVADFSQANEPARLEEAKARYLGKDGSLTALLKGLGKLPAEERKSAGAAINVAKDRVEAALTARRDALREAALQLQLAAEALDVTLPGRGQAPGGLHPVIRTLERVEHLFRSIGFDVAEGPEIESDWHNFTALNTPEKHPARSMHDTFYLQDGAGRVETDVLLRTHTSPVQIRTMLAHVEKYKHLDTMPEIRVICPGRVYRVDSDATHSPMFHQVEGLWVGEDVSFADLKGVVADFLRRFFESDDLKVRFRPSFFPFTEPSAEIDVAFMSGPLEGRWLEIAGCGMVHPNVLRFGGIDPERYTGFAFGMGPDRLTMLRYGINDLRLFFEGDLRFLNQFN; encoded by the coding sequence ATGGACAATCTGGAACAACTGGTCGCCGCCGCGGTGGCCGATTTCTCCCAGGCGAACGAGCCGGCCCGGCTTGAGGAAGCCAAGGCGCGCTACCTGGGCAAGGATGGATCGTTGACGGCTCTGCTCAAGGGTCTGGGCAAACTGCCGGCCGAAGAGCGCAAGAGCGCGGGCGCCGCCATCAATGTCGCCAAGGATCGGGTGGAAGCCGCGCTGACGGCCCGTCGCGACGCCTTGCGCGAAGCCGCGCTGCAACTGCAGCTGGCTGCCGAGGCCCTGGATGTGACCCTGCCCGGCCGTGGTCAGGCGCCTGGTGGCCTGCATCCGGTGATCCGCACCCTGGAGCGGGTCGAGCATCTGTTCCGCTCGATCGGTTTCGACGTGGCCGAAGGGCCCGAGATCGAGAGCGACTGGCACAACTTCACCGCCCTCAATACCCCGGAGAAGCACCCCGCCCGCTCGATGCACGACACCTTCTACCTGCAGGACGGCGCCGGCCGGGTGGAGACCGATGTATTGCTGCGCACCCACACCAGTCCCGTGCAGATCCGTACCATGCTGGCGCATGTGGAAAAGTACAAGCACCTGGATACGATGCCCGAGATTCGGGTGATCTGCCCCGGGCGCGTCTATCGCGTCGATTCGGACGCCACCCATTCGCCGATGTTCCATCAAGTGGAAGGTCTCTGGGTGGGCGAGGATGTGAGCTTCGCCGATCTGAAGGGCGTGGTGGCCGATTTCCTGCGCCGCTTTTTCGAGAGCGACGACCTCAAGGTGCGCTTCCGTCCCTCCTTCTTTCCCTTCACCGAGCCCTCGGCCGAGATCGACGTCGCCTTCATGAGCGGCCCGCTGGAAGGGCGCTGGCTGGAGATCGCCGGCTGCGGCATGGTTCATCCCAATGTGCTGCGATTCGGCGGCATCGATCCGGAGCGCTATACCGGTTTTGCGTTCGGCATGGGGCCGGACCGGCTGACGATGCTGCGTTACGGCATCAATGATTTACGTTTGTTCTTCGAAGGCGATCTGCGCTTTCTCAACCAGTTCAACTGA